In Choloepus didactylus isolate mChoDid1 chromosome 6, mChoDid1.pri, whole genome shotgun sequence, one DNA window encodes the following:
- the LOC119537861 gene encoding ferritin light chain-like, which translates to MSSQICQNYSANVEASVSHLVNLHLWASHTYLSLGFYFSHDEVALKGVDHFFHELAKEMHEGTEHLLKMQNQPSGHALFQDMQKLSQDEWDNTLEAMGASLVLEKSLNQAILDLHALGSDNTDPHLCDFLKNHFLDEEVKLIKKIGNHLTNLCRLVGPQAGLHKYLFKRLIFKHN; encoded by the coding sequence ATGAGCTCCCAGATCTGTCAGAATTATTCTGCCAATGTGGAGGCCTCTGTCAGCCACCTGGTCAACCTGCATCTGTGGGCCTCCCACACCTACttatctctgggcttctatttcAGCCACGACGAGGTAGCCCTGAAGGGTGTGGACCACTTCTTCCATGAGTTGGCGAAGGAGATGCACGAGGGCACTGAGCATCTCTTGAAGATGCAAAACCAGCCCAGTGGCCATGCCCTCTTCCAGGACATGCAGAAGCTATCCCAAGATGAGTGGGATAATACCCTGGAAGCCATGGGAGCATCCCTGGTCTTGGAGAAGAGCCTGAACCAGGCCATTTTGGATCTGCATGCCTTGGGTTCTGACAACACAGACCCTCATCTCTGTGACTTCCTAAAGAACCATTTCCTAGATGAGGAGGTAAAACTCATCAAGAAGATCGGCAATCACCTGACCAACCTCTGCAGGCTGGTGGGCCCACAGGCTGGACTGCACAAGTATCTCTTCAAAAGGCTCATCTTCAAGCACAACTAG